The DNA region AAGACAGCCATTGTATGGTTATCTTTGTTTTGCTTCTTTACTTGATCGTCAACATGTGTATCATTCATCTATACCATCGAAAAGTTCATAGCGGACATCAGTGTACATTTGAGAGTGGATCAGTGATGTTTCTTTCAGCTGCCCTTTGACACAACGAGGTTGACAGATCATATGAGCTCAGTTCTGCTATAACTATGAATACTTTTCATGTCCATTGTGTTGTGCGACACACATTGTGTATCACTatcttttttcttattttttgaTATCAAATTAAGGTTTGTTAGGACCTAGGTGTCCACAGTTAAACGTGACGAACTGAAAAGTTACCAATGCAGTGATATGATCACAGTGTCGTATGCGTGTCGTTGTTAGGGTATCGATAATGGGATCCATTGAAGAGATCAGGAATAACAAGAACCAACGTTGCAATAAAATCTCACGAACTCATGCCTTGTGGTGGTTAGAAATAGTATGCAGAATTTCATCGCCAATATTTTTTGGATATATGATACTTCATTTTATGCTATAGTTGGCTAACAACTAACAGGCATCAAAAACAGTACTTGATGTTTACTAAATATATACGAGTAATAAACCTTATTCGATAGTTTGTGTCTTCAGAAAATTTGCATTTACCTTGTCCATTAGATTCCATCCTTGAGGCCATATTGACAGTATCACCAAAGAGACAATATCGTGGCATAGTAAGTCCAACTATCCCAGCAACGCAGCCACCAGAGTGAATACCAATACGAAGTTGTAACTGTCTTTCTGGCAAGTGTCGTATTTTAAATGTGGTGACTTCACTGAGTAAATGTAACGCCATGTTGGCTATTTCACCTGCGTGGCGTTTACCATTTCGTTGAGGCAGACCAGAAACCACCATGTACGCGTCTCCTATCGTTTCAACCTTTTGATCACAAAGTGATAATATCTTATGATAGTAACTAAGTTTTGATTTAGCATTCCAAACAATCTACATAAGAATATTTGTGACACAGTTTCGTTTACTGTTTTCAATAGTGCACGGCTGTAGACAACTGCACATTTGCACATAAcccattttacaaatatatacacgTGTACATCAAAGGCAAACACATTTTGTTCCAATATTTTACTACCATGTGGCATAATCcatgtaaaatatgaatacCGGTAAAGGCAACTAAAATCCTGTCAACCACTACCCATTCCCACTACCCAAGTTAACAAAAACGGgcaaaatacaaatagaaaCTTTGACAGGCGGTAGCAGTCAGTTATTTAAAGCGTTCTCAGTTATTACCTTAGAAGAAATAAACCTAAATCGGCTACTGAACGTGAATCATCCAAGGTTGTTCTTATTTACTAGTAGTCTAGTTTGTTGTAATGTAGCATCCAGAATGAGACTCACACACAAAGGAGTAATCTCTGTATTTCTGTACATCTCTGCTGTGCGCAGACAAACATAGACATATTTGCTAATAGTATGATGAAAGATCATCTGTGCAAAAGTTCAGTCTAAGTTAATGGGCTTATTGCTAATGTGTTAGCGTTTACAGTAGACACGATCTCATTACAACTAGATTCAgactatttttttcaaaaaggagTGAATTCCAGGGTCGATCCATGTCTTTCCTAAAAGAATTAATAACAAGATTCTACGTTATGTTCTGTGCAATATCATAAGTAGTTAGAATAGATTAGGAATCCGATTAGCCAATTTGTAAGAAGTCGATTAAATTCGTTCAAGTCTCTAGGCCTTTTTTCATTCTTAACgtgaaagattttttttttttaaaagtgtaaaaaaaaacaactaaaaacGTTCGAAGAATATAACCCTTAAACCACAATCTCCCAAAGGACTGATGTCAGTCTAAAAGCTTATGTACTATTTGCATGAATCCTACCAGCACGTCCTTACCATTTCAATCACACCTGTATTATTTTAGAAAGATGATATGAGAGTTATGTGGTCTAATTTATGTATGAACGAATATTAAATGGATCGAGCATCTTCAGTTTCTATAAATTGCCTACCTAAAGAATGTTCTAAAGCTAAATAAGAGCATTTCTTCAGATTGTGGTATataatagttttttttacctTATATACATCGAAGTTCATTATTGTACCATCGAACATGCTATACAGATCATTTAGAAAGTCAACGACCTGAAATCAAAACAACGTAAAGAAGATTGAGATTACGATGAAGATTACGATTAGGAAAGACTACTCCCCGAGGGCCACTGTGTTTGATAATCAAAGTACCGCGATTAACTCAAAATTTCCcaaatgaaagcttgttccCGATCCTTTGAAATAATTATAGTAAATTTGGTTGTTGAATGCCTTGTTGCCAAGAAAATCAGCAATATGTTTTTTTCCCCGTAATATTACTAAGGCTAGACTTGTTGCGATGGAAACgtttctttttgaaaatgttttgttaggtacaaaaacttactcataatatcgcaCTCCGTTAACAGTACTGCATCAATTGTTGTGTGAACGTATTTGTATCTGTATACAAGctaaatcaatttgatttttgggtccgcaccctaaaatcagctcCCTTAACagcaatcacgatttcaacctgtttctgtactgcttatggataatatcggccactgattaacatgtaccattgatattttaacaattttcagtgaatatattgtgtctgatcgaaaaattaTACTCTAGTACAGTTTTagcatggtgacagattcaaaacctaGTCTTCCTTagagatttaaacttgccactgcACTATCTTCAGATAATATTAACATACAGTGtcttttataagtaattgactaatttttagtgaatatatcttttgttaattttaattttgattttaatttttatttaaaatgtccAAGTAGCAGTTAATGCAGGTTTAGCACAAATTTTGACGAATAATGTCGCGAACATTCTCGAATAAATATCAATGCATAGTGTTCCCTCATTTCtcttcttgattttaactgggATTGGGTTTGCGGTGTCACACAGTAGCAGAACAAATATAAAACGTCAAAGTCTGAACAAGATCTCAGAGACTGAGACTACGAGTAATTAGTATACCACCCAATCCATACACATAAATCTATCCTCAGGATTATACAGCAAATCCCGAAAAGCAAGGCTTGCATACATAATTATcttattttatcttatcttaaGATAAGACACACGAAGACAGGGATTTTCAATTACAGTAAGATGatcatacatgtaactatgaCTCAAGATAAGATAGGATAAGATAACTAAAAACAGAGATTAGATCACCGAAGGCATTGTACCTGCAAAGGTCCACTCTCTGAACAGAGTTGAGTAAAGCCTACTATATCTGAGAAGAATATTGTAACATGATCGTATGTTTCCGGATCAACTCGCTGTCCACTTTTTAGTCTGTCTGCAACGCTCCTAAAACAAACATAtagcatatattaatattattttaattcacTGGGTACCTTGTATTTCACGATGCAACGACTAGAACATTATAGAGTTGTGGAGTATTCAAGTGATCAACGGTGACTGAAACTTGCTAGGTTCAGTTACAGTACTGATCACCTGCACATACTTCACAGAGgtttacatttcataaatagGTTTGGTATTCATGAAATGTTAACAACATAAACTACTGTGAACCTGAATGCATATCTTGAAATTCTTCATATCAGCAAATTAATTGTACCTGTGTTATGGTATAGAATAAAGAAGTGGGTAGGAGGACCAGGATATGCCGACTTGAAGGGATGGGAGGGATGGTATCTGGGTTGATTAGTAAAGTTAAGAGAACGAATGACCAGATGCCATTAATTTAATTGAATGTCTTTATTCCACAATGTTTCGAGCACTAGGCATAGAATAAACGCAACCAACGCATAACTTAGCTATCGACATGACACATGGAACAAATTAGCCGCACCAAGCTACCAAGCACATATCACACAAACATAGATGAGTCAAAACcaagaaaataacaataactgAACAAACTCTTAATGagatttcatttcaattattttatatattgtgGTAAAAAAAGTGAAAACTTTGCTAGTCTTCACAGCAACTTACTTCGGCAACATGCTGTATAAAAGTCTATCAGTTTTCTTCTTTTCCTCCAGTAACTGTTTCGTTCTTTCTCCTACAATTTCTTCTAAGTTGTTTGCATACTTCTCCATCATTTTTAACATGTTATCCATTATGTTTATACTCCTGAAATCAATGTGTAAATTGAGACATTAGCGTTAGCTATTCTTGAAACAATTGGTGAAGTATTAGCTATCCTGTCCACTAAATACAACACTTAAACTATCAATATGCTCAAACAACCAATGACATGACTCAGTATCAAAATAAAgagaaataaattaaagtaacaGGTATTTCTATTTATGATATTTAGACCACCCTCTGTACCAAGAGCTCCAAATCAAAGTTGATATGATGGTTTATATTATCATtgttttaaatgtgttttcattttCCTTATATCTGAGAAGCAATAGTTCTTGTAAACATGACGTACGCTATCCACATTTGATCATTTCTATTCTCTCGATAAGGTCACTGTTTCTAAactgttttacaaaaataaagataacaaaagCGATAAAGATAAAATAATAACCAAATAGCGCAACTTATTTAGCATATCTGAGACATATAGAGATTCATATGACCAATGAACGAACGGATGGATGAAAGATTTATATGTCAACATTATGCTTTAACAAGACCATCAAATTTTCAGTATGTTGCTGTGAGCAGTTCATGTAGAATTAATCCATAATACATGTTTCATGAAAAAGGATATCTTGacgtgtatttttttaaaaaggtacGCGTATCCCAATTGCAAGTATTATTTTTCATACATACTGTAATTTTTTATCACGGTGGCCCATAAAACTTTAGATACACTGACTTACTTTTTATTGGTTATTATAACTAATCTCCTCCTAATGTCTGGAAAGGTTGGCCGCGTGCTTGGATCTTCATCCCAACACCGTTCCATTAAACTGGATACCCTAGCCTGCTCGGTGTGCCCTGACCATTCACTCTGTATTGTTGGTCGGAATGGTTTAGAACCACCCTTTCGAACCAAGTCAGTTATTTCTGCAATTATAAGACAAAGCAACAAAATTACTACTAGCTTCTCAGTTTCGGTTTCCTTTCATCAATTTACTCTAAGACATCCCAAAGTAcaaaacatgtatacaaattatGGTGTTTTTTTGGTACGTGTGGACACATCTTTCTCAGAGTTCTTCCGATTGGACAAAGGGTGAAAAACAAACGTAATCTTTTATTACCTTTCGGCGACATTTGATCTGTATTGAATGCACCGTTTCTTGTGAGTATTTCTTTGATAATGATAGCAAAACTGTAAACGTCTCCTTTCTGAGTTCCAATCAAAGGTGACTCTGAGGATCGCAATAACTCTGGCGCCGTCCATAACATACCTTCAGTTAAAAGAACATTGTGTTTTCGCTATCTTTTATTTTAAAGGAAACGACTGATGGTTGATTAACAAAAAGTATAAGAATATTGACAACCAGAATAAAACTAAAGTAGGTGATAAAtccaaatgaaaaaaacatgatttggTATGAACTTGATCTTTTATAACgttcatgaaaaataaattagaCCTCTCCATTGGCAAGAATCTATCTTCCACAGCATGGTTAACACATTAAAGTACAGTAAGCCTAAAGATCGATAGATCAAATTCAATTCCTACCCACAGAGTCAGTCGGAATTGTGTGCAGTTTTGACACGTCTATCACGATGGATGTATGGAATAAACTAGACGCATGTTTCAAATCCAACGATGTGGTTTTaaatgtacttacattaaaGTCAGAGACAACCAGAAGTTTTGAAAGTCAAGCTCACTTaataactacatacattgaaCTCCATGACATGATAAGAGATACATTGACATGACGTCGGAAATTTTACACTTACGTGAAAAATGTGCATATTCTCCTCTGTCCTTCTGATCGTTTTGTTTGAAACGATTCAATCCATAATCGGTAATTTTTAATACCCATCGACTGTCAATTACACAGTTTGAAGATTTGAGCAGACCATGACACGTTAATGCCGATCTATGCAGATATTCCATGCCCTGTACATGACGAGATTAACATATCACAGTTAACTTTGCACTTAAATATACCACTGGATCTTTAGTATTGAAATTATGTGTACAACAAATGCAATAGCCATATGTGGATGTTCTTTTTTcgctttttcttttttaaacttATTTTTATTGTAGGTTCATGAAAGgaaatgaatacatttacaaaaaaagctCTCTGTTCATAAAGAACCAAATGTCACAGGTTGTCATTCCACCTACTGAAATACCTCATAGAGAAATATAATGGTTGGAATGGCTATGGATATTCttgacaatacatacatacatacatacatacatacatacatacatacatacatacatacatacatacatacatgcatacatacatacatacatacgtgcatacatacatgcatacgcacacgcgcgcgcgcgcgcaaacacatacatacatacatacatacatacatacatacatacatacatacatacatacatacatacatacacacacacacatacacacccactCACTCagttactcactcactcactcactcactcactcactcactcactcactcactcactcactcactcactcagacataacacacacacacacacacacacacacacacacacacaccctcactcattcactcactcactcactcactcactcactcactcacactcaaATCGCAAACAGCAGGCTACCCACCTTAATAATATCGAAAAGCAGTGACGTCTTAAACAACCAATCAAGTTTGATATCATCATTTTCCAAAATGTCCTGAAAATCAAATACAACAATGTAAATTACACgatgaatatttgcataaaaatttCATAGACACAGACGACAGAAAACATATTCAGCAAAGGACGTTTACCTGTAGACTACCCTTGGAACAGTATTGtgacaaaatgcaaatatttggtgGATCTGGACAAAATCCGATGAATGGATTAATGTTTGAGTGACTCATCTCACGCATCTGAGAAACAGAAAGAAAggataatttttttaataaatctATTGATGTATAAGAAAAAatccattttttaaatgtttgtgcTTGcgttattttaattatttaggAATGTAATGAATATTACTTCTTATATAccttatacattttatataactATAGGCGTTATTAAGCTATGTGCATTAGTCACTACAGGTGGAAGTCAACCCCATCCCCATTGATAAGATGTTGACTATTGATTCATACCATCTATCGTATTAGATTATTTTTTCAAGGAAACGAAATGTTTGCAAAACAAGAGACACGCTGTGATTATGCTTAACGCGTAACTCTTTGAATTTGAGACAAACGAACCGTAGTATTATTTGAACGACGGCATGTTTTCAAACAGTACTGAACACCTTGAAATTAGGAGGGTATGACGTCACTTTCCCCCACATTATTTGCGGTAAAATGGCAGAGTTCACTTCAACTCAACATTACCTATCTCGCCCAACTCCAAAGCTAACAACTTTAATACGTTCTATTGTATTTGACAAACACCACATACATATTGAATAAAGTCTCCTATAGTTCCAAATGAATGCTAGAAAGGCATAAAAATACGTTTGGATGGACTTCTTCTGTAACGTTAAAAATGTCTCCaatattttttgacaatttgaagGTGTATTCATTTCCAAGACAACTTCAAACTTTTCCATGATTTAGTATCGAAAATTATTACAACTGTATGattaataattgttttgttgtaCCTTTGATACACACAGAGAGAGTCAATTTCATGGTTTCATTTTCTGAAGATTGATCTAGGGGTTTACGACAAGGCTCGACTCCCATGTTATCCAATCTCTCTGGCTCGTTAACCGTGGACCTCGTTGTTGAAGTATTTTTGTACATTCATTATGATCCCTTTTAAGAGGGCAAATTACAGAAACCCTTGCGCAATTGTTCAGTTTGTCCACCCATATTGTCTGTTTATTGCTTGTGAACTAACGAAAAAATAGTTTATAGTGCTCGTGAACCTCGGCAAAATAACGAACAACAGAGTCATAAATCGGaactaatttcaaaactaccCTTTTAGCACTGTACTATCAAACTCATAAATGTATAGTCGTCAGAAGGTACTTAccattttcatttcaagtaAATCAGTACGTGTCATGGTCACTGTGTCTATCGGTAGGTGTTTGATTGCCACGATACTTTCCCTGTACGCTCCGACTTTGGTAAATATCTGTTCTTGATCGAGACTAAGATTCTGACTGGAAGATCGAAATCCAGCATGTGAACTACGAATGCTTCTTATGCTTAAACCACTTGCCTGGAATAAGGAAAACGATGCTAAACACTCGTAA from Glandiceps talaboti chromosome 18, keGlaTala1.1, whole genome shotgun sequence includes:
- the LOC144449734 gene encoding atrial natriuretic peptide receptor 1-like gives rise to the protein MADLSTSGFVLTCNVKRKKLEEELASMMWKVNYIDIVFDKTRKMDSFASGLSIRSIRSSHAGFRSSSQNLSLDQEQIFTKVGAYRESIVAIKHLPIDTVTMTRTDLLEMKMMREMSHSNINPFIGFCPDPPNICILSQYCSKGSLQDILENDDIKLDWLFKTSLLFDIIKGMEYLHRSALTCHGLLKSSNCVIDSRWVLKITDYGLNRFKQNDQKDRGEYAHFSRMLWTAPELLRSSESPLIGTQKGDVYSFAIIIKEILTRNGAFNTDQMSPKEITDLVRKGGSKPFRPTIQSEWSGHTEQARVSSLMERCWDEDPSTRPTFPDIRRRLVIITNKKSINIMDNMLKMMEKYANNLEEIVGERTKQLLEEKKKTDRLLYSMLPKSVADRLKSGQRVDPETYDHVTIFFSDIVGFTQLCSESGPLQVVDFLNDLYSMFDGTIMNFDVYKVETIGDAYMVVSGLPQRNGKRHAGEIANMALHLLSEVTTFKIRHLPERQLQLRIGIHSGGCVAGIVGLTMPRYCLFGDTVNMASRMESNGQALRIHISDMTRTALDDIGGYKTCKRGCISVKGKGLLCTFWLEGKDDFSKPLPKYARDEHRDSAFCESEEYVVS